One window of the Gammaproteobacteria bacterium genome contains the following:
- a CDS encoding rod shape-determining protein RodA has translation NPENDPLGACYHIIQSKIAIGSGGLFGKGWLNGTQAHLEFLPERSTDFIFAVYAEEFGLIGVTVLLALYLFIVFRGMLIAVQAQSSFGKLLAGSLTLTFFVYVFVNIGMVTGLLPVVGLPLPLISYGGTSLVTMMAAFGMLMSVHTHRKLLSS, from the coding sequence AACCCGGAAAACGACCCGCTGGGGGCGTGCTATCACATCATTCAATCCAAAATCGCCATCGGATCCGGCGGCTTGTTCGGCAAGGGCTGGCTCAACGGCACCCAGGCGCACCTGGAGTTTTTGCCTGAGCGCTCCACCGATTTCATCTTCGCCGTCTATGCCGAGGAATTCGGCCTGATCGGCGTTACAGTCTTGCTGGCCCTGTATCTGTTCATCGTCTTTCGTGGCATGCTCATCGCCGTGCAGGCGCAAAGCTCGTTCGGAAAGTTGTTGGCCGGCAGCCTCACGCTCACATTTTTCGTCTATGTTTTTGTCAACATCGGCATGGTCACGGGACTGTTGCCCGTGGTCGGTCTGCCGCTGCCCCTGATCAGCTATGGCGGCACCTCTTTGGTGACCATGATGGCGGCCTTCGGTATGCTGATGTCCGTTCACACCCACAGGAAACTATTGTCCAGTTAG
- the mltB gene encoding lytic murein transglycosylase B — protein MKAYISRPALLLAWLIAVPGPAQADLTERAEVRAFITDMVTRHHFEENMLRHLFAQVSVRDSIIKAITRPAEAKPWYEYRQIFVRPARIRGGVDFWNKHAADLERAEQVYGVPPEVVTAIIGVETRYGRQTGGYRVMDALATLGFDYPPRGDFFRRELEHYLLLTREEGIDPMSLKGSYAGAMGMGQFIASSFRAYAVDFDDDGKRDLWHSVSDAIGSVAHYLSRHGWVRGGPVATRANASGKAAAALVAQGIEPRRPLAEFTARGIKPQADWPDTELAALIELEQKDGPEYWLAANNFYVITRYNHSQLYAMAVYQLAQAIRREQRAGVASRAP, from the coding sequence ATGAAGGCGTATATCTCGCGACCCGCACTGTTGCTGGCCTGGCTCATTGCCGTCCCCGGCCCGGCCCAGGCTGACCTGACGGAACGCGCCGAGGTGCGCGCCTTTATCACCGACATGGTGACCCGGCATCATTTTGAAGAAAACATGTTGCGCCACTTGTTTGCCCAGGTCAGCGTGCGCGATTCCATCATCAAAGCCATCACCCGCCCGGCGGAAGCCAAACCCTGGTACGAATACCGGCAGATTTTCGTCCGGCCGGCACGCATCCGGGGAGGCGTGGACTTTTGGAACAAGCATGCCGCTGATCTGGAACGGGCGGAACAGGTGTACGGTGTTCCACCGGAAGTGGTGACTGCTATCATTGGAGTGGAAACCCGCTACGGCAGACAGACGGGCGGCTACCGCGTGATGGACGCGCTGGCCACGCTGGGTTTCGATTATCCGCCGCGGGGTGATTTTTTCCGGCGCGAGTTGGAGCACTACTTGTTGCTCACCCGGGAAGAAGGCATAGACCCCATGAGCCTGAAAGGCTCTTACGCCGGCGCCATGGGAATGGGTCAGTTTATCGCCAGCAGTTTTCGCGCCTACGCGGTGGACTTCGACGACGACGGCAAACGGGATTTGTGGCACAGCGTCAGCGACGCCATCGGCAGCGTGGCCCACTATCTCAGCCGCCATGGCTGGGTACGGGGCGGGCCGGTGGCAACGCGGGCCAACGCCAGCGGCAAGGCCGCTGCGGCGCTGGTGGCGCAGGGCATTGAACCCCGACGCCCCCTGGCTGAGTTCACCGCCCGCGGCATCAAGCCCCAGGCAGACTGGCCCGATACCGAATTGGCGGCTCTGATCGAGTTGGAGCAAAAGGATGGACCGGAATACTGGCTGGCGGCCAATAATTTCTATGTCATCACCCGCTACAACCACAGCCAGCTGTATGCCATGGCGGTCTATCAGCTGGCCCAGGCCATACGGCGGGAGCAGCGGGCCGGTGTGGCCTCGCGCGCACCTTAG
- a CDS encoding septal ring lytic transglycosylase RlpA family protein — protein MPWRSISWPRPYGGSSGPVWPRAHLRFITLGLCAALLTACAALPPDRRDGPPGRPLDVSRIPDAVPRLEPLAASGNMASYTINGRRYQTRPSSRGYVARGVASWYGVKFHGRKTSSGEPYDMYAMTAAHRSLPLPTYVQVTNLDNGRRVIVKVNDRGPFHDHRLIDLSYAAAVKLGFAERGTARVEVRAIDPRRWPPKPSDTRRAAPGDAPLYVQVGAYRQRGNAERISRQLRDLGHGVYILPTTGDKPGQALYRVRMGPFHDMREASRLSADLRRRGIKTPRIVAD, from the coding sequence ATGCCATGGCGGTCTATCAGCTGGCCCAGGCCATACGGCGGGAGCAGCGGGCCGGTGTGGCCTCGCGCGCACCTTAGGTTCATCACACTCGGCCTTTGCGCCGCGCTGCTGACCGCCTGCGCGGCCCTGCCCCCGGATCGCCGTGACGGGCCGCCGGGGCGGCCGCTCGATGTGTCCCGAATCCCCGACGCCGTTCCCAGGCTGGAACCCCTGGCCGCCAGCGGCAACATGGCCAGCTACACCATCAATGGCCGCCGTTACCAGACCCGGCCGAGCAGCCGCGGCTATGTGGCGCGGGGCGTGGCCTCCTGGTATGGGGTCAAGTTCCACGGCCGCAAAACCTCCAGCGGTGAACCCTATGATATGTACGCCATGACCGCCGCCCACCGCAGCCTGCCCTTGCCCACCTACGTCCAGGTGACCAACCTGGACAACGGCCGCCGGGTCATCGTCAAGGTCAATGACCGGGGGCCCTTTCACGACCACCGCCTGATTGATCTGTCATACGCCGCGGCGGTGAAGCTGGGTTTCGCCGAGCGCGGCACGGCGCGGGTTGAGGTCCGCGCCATAGACCCCCGCCGCTGGCCGCCGAAGCCGTCGGATACCCGCCGCGCAGCCCCGGGAGACGCCCCGCTGTACGTCCAGGTGGGCGCCTACCGTCAACGCGGCAATGCCGAGCGCATCTCCCGGCAGCTGCGTGACCTGGGTCATGGCGTCTACATTCTGCCCACCACCGGGGACAAACCGGGACAGGCTTTGTACCGTGTCCGCATGGGGCCGTTTCACGACATGCGTGAAGCCAGCCGTCTGTCCGCCGACTTGCGCCGCCGGGGCATCAAAACCCCACGTATCGTGGCAGACTGA
- a CDS encoding D-alanyl-D-alanine carboxypeptidase — MTLSSRYPCRFSTLLLSVVLALSVVVPAWGLTVPAPPPIAARAYILQDFNSGRILASEHATERVEPASLTKLLTAYIVFKELREGRLRLGDKVLISEKAWRTPGSRTFVEVGSKVPVEQLLQGVIVQSGNDATVALAEHIAGSEAVFAGLMNQQAAALGLAGSHFVNSTGLPHADHYTTAQDLATLTRALIKDFPEYYRWYSQREFTYNGIRQHNRNKLLWRDSTVDGVKTGHTESAGYCLVASALRDEMRLISVVVGTKSENARARESQALLNYGFRFFETHRLYGAGETVSRARIWKGARASLPLGLGDDLYITLPRGQYDRLQAALKVRDPLIAPAVKGRPYGQLVLSLAGKPVVQKPLLALDDVPEGSFFDRLSDEIRLWFE, encoded by the coding sequence ATGACCTTATCCTCCCGCTATCCTTGCCGCTTCAGCACACTGCTGCTCAGCGTGGTTCTTGCCCTGAGCGTTGTCGTTCCGGCCTGGGGCCTCACCGTGCCGGCACCGCCCCCCATCGCCGCCAGGGCGTACATCCTGCAGGATTTCAACAGCGGCCGTATCCTCGCCAGCGAGCACGCCACGGAACGGGTGGAACCGGCCAGTCTCACCAAGCTCCTGACCGCCTACATCGTCTTCAAGGAATTGCGCGAAGGCCGCCTGCGGCTCGGCGACAAAGTACTCATCAGTGAGAAAGCCTGGCGCACCCCGGGCTCCCGCACCTTTGTGGAGGTGGGCTCCAAGGTGCCGGTGGAACAACTGCTGCAGGGCGTCATCGTGCAATCGGGCAACGACGCCACCGTGGCCCTGGCGGAACACATCGCCGGCAGCGAGGCGGTGTTTGCCGGGCTGATGAACCAGCAGGCAGCGGCACTGGGCCTTGCGGGCAGCCACTTCGTCAACAGCACCGGCCTGCCCCACGCGGATCACTACACCACCGCCCAGGACCTGGCCACCCTCACCCGCGCCCTGATCAAGGACTTCCCGGAATACTACCGCTGGTATTCCCAACGCGAGTTTACCTACAACGGCATCCGCCAGCACAACCGCAACAAACTGTTGTGGCGGGACAGCACCGTGGACGGGGTCAAGACCGGCCACACCGAGTCCGCCGGCTATTGCCTGGTGGCCTCGGCGCTGCGGGACGAGATGCGCCTGATCTCCGTGGTGGTGGGCACCAAAAGCGAAAATGCCCGGGCCAGGGAAAGCCAGGCCCTGCTCAACTACGGTTTCCGCTTCTTCGAAACCCACCGCCTCTACGGCGCCGGCGAAACCGTCTCTCGGGCGCGCATCTGGAAAGGGGCCCGCGCAAGCCTTCCCCTGGGACTGGGCGATGATCTGTACATCACCCTGCCGCGGGGCCAGTACGACCGGCTCCAGGCTGCGCTCAAAGTGCGCGACCCACTCATTGCCCCTGCCGTGAAGGGGCGCCCCTACGGCCAGCTGGTGCTCAGCCTGGCCGGTAAGCCCGTAGTGCAAAAACCGCTGCTGGCGCTGGACGATGTGCCCGAAGGCAGCTTCTTCGACCGCCTCAGCGACGAAATCCGGCTCTGGTTTGAATGA
- a CDS encoding D-amino acid aminotransferase, which produces MAVVYLNGTYLPPEQATVPVTDRGFIFGDGVYELIPVYGGRLFRLDEHLARLEHSLAGARIQNPMDRPAWRHCLEELVRRNGSGDLSLYLQITRGAAPRDHAFPARTPPTVFASAEALKPVPRKWREQGVAAVTLADSRWTHCHLKTIALLPNILLRQQAVERGAVEAILIRDGQVTEGAASNVFAVIEGEIRTPPKGPLLLPGITRDVVLELAAAEGLPHRETALPATDLQRATEIWLTSSTREIVPVTTLDGIAVGRGRPGPLWRALSAAFEHFKENQRRRGD; this is translated from the coding sequence ATGGCGGTGGTGTATCTCAACGGGACGTATCTGCCCCCCGAACAAGCCACGGTGCCCGTCACCGACCGGGGCTTCATCTTCGGCGACGGGGTGTATGAATTGATCCCCGTCTACGGTGGCCGGCTGTTCCGCCTGGACGAACACCTGGCGCGCCTGGAGCACAGCCTGGCCGGTGCCCGCATTCAAAACCCCATGGACCGCCCCGCTTGGCGGCATTGTCTCGAAGAGCTGGTCAGACGCAATGGCAGCGGGGATTTGAGCCTGTATCTGCAAATCACCCGCGGTGCCGCCCCCCGCGATCACGCCTTTCCGGCCCGTACCCCCCCCACCGTGTTTGCCAGTGCCGAGGCCCTGAAGCCGGTACCGCGAAAGTGGCGGGAACAGGGTGTGGCGGCGGTCACCCTGGCGGACAGCCGCTGGACGCACTGCCATCTCAAAACCATCGCCCTGCTGCCTAACATTCTGCTGCGGCAACAGGCGGTGGAACGGGGGGCGGTAGAGGCCATTTTGATACGCGACGGCCAGGTCACCGAGGGCGCGGCCAGCAATGTGTTTGCCGTGATCGAGGGCGAAATCCGCACCCCCCCCAAAGGCCCCCTGCTGTTGCCCGGCATCACCCGCGACGTGGTGCTGGAGCTGGCAGCCGCAGAAGGACTGCCCCACCGGGAAACAGCCTTGCCGGCCACTGATCTGCAACGGGCAACGGAAATCTGGCTCACCAGTTCCACCCGTGAAATCGTGCCGGTCACCACCCTGGACGGCATCGCAGTGGGCCGGGGCCGGCCCGGCCCACTGTGGCGCGCCCTAAGCGCGGCGTTCGAACATTTCAAGGAGAACCAGCGGCGGCGCGGGGATTGA
- a CDS encoding DUF493 domain-containing protein — MTETADSALKFPCDFPIKALGAQREDFDRLVVAIVRRHVPDLGEGAVSTRTSRGGNYLSVTVTVRATSRAQLDAIYRDLVDCEHVMMAL, encoded by the coding sequence ATGACTGAAACGGCTGACTCTGCTTTGAAGTTCCCCTGTGACTTCCCCATCAAAGCCCTGGGCGCACAGCGGGAGGATTTCGACCGCCTGGTGGTGGCCATCGTCCGCCGCCATGTCCCGGACCTGGGGGAAGGCGCCGTGAGCACCCGCACCAGCCGGGGCGGCAACTACTTGTCTGTCACCGTTACCGTACGCGCCACCAGCCGCGCCCAGCTGGACGCCATTTACCGGGACCTGGTGGATTGTGAACACGTCATGATGGCCCTGTAG
- the lipB gene encoding lipoyl(octanoyl) transferase LipB, with translation MPLPLTVRHLSLQDYLPVWRAMQAFTKQRSATTGDELWLVEHPPVFTLGLNGKSEHVLDAGDIPVIRIDRGGQVTYHGPGQLVAYPLLDVRRLKLGVRPLVNALERSVIALLADYGVAARARPDAPGVYVGSAKIAALGLRLRRGCCYHGLSLNIDMDLSPFERINPCGFQNMPVTQLRAVAEIPSMAAVQDGLMAHFCTQLGYTAQAGAALPPDLELSKRESNRVTAPQT, from the coding sequence ATGCCCCTACCCCTCACCGTCCGTCACCTCAGCCTGCAAGACTACCTGCCTGTGTGGCGCGCCATGCAGGCATTCACCAAGCAGCGCAGCGCCACAACAGGCGACGAACTCTGGCTGGTGGAACATCCCCCTGTTTTCACCCTGGGACTGAACGGCAAGAGCGAGCACGTGCTGGACGCCGGTGACATTCCCGTGATCCGCATCGACCGTGGCGGACAAGTGACCTATCACGGACCGGGCCAACTGGTGGCTTATCCCCTGCTCGATGTCAGGCGATTGAAACTGGGGGTGCGCCCGCTGGTAAACGCCCTGGAACGCAGCGTCATTGCCTTGTTGGCCGACTACGGCGTTGCCGCCCGGGCCCGCCCGGACGCCCCCGGCGTTTACGTGGGCAGCGCCAAAATAGCCGCCCTGGGACTCCGGCTGCGGCGGGGCTGCTGCTATCACGGCCTGAGTTTAAACATCGACATGGATTTGTCGCCTTTTGAGCGCATCAATCCCTGTGGCTTCCAAAACATGCCGGTCACGCAGCTCCGTGCCGTGGCTGAGATACCCAGCATGGCAGCAGTGCAAGACGGCTTGATGGCGCATTTTTGCACCCAGTTGGGCTACACTGCCCAGGCCGGCGCGGCCCTGCCGCCCGATCTTGAGCTTTCCAAACGCGAGTCAAACCGTGTCACAGCACCGCAAACCTAG
- the lipA gene encoding lipoyl synthase, whose amino-acid sequence MSQHRKPSPPTRQRGAEKVARIPVKIEPTAGFQRKPRWIRAQAPTSPKVTELKRILREKRLHTVCEEASCPNLGECFSHGTATFMIMGDICTRRCPFCDVAHGRPAPLDGDEPAHLADTISAMGLRYVVITSVDRDDLRDGGAGHFRACIEAVRTKSPATRIEVLVPDFRGRMDNALERLLAAPPDVFNHNLETVPRLYRAVRPGADYRQSLELIRRFKAAAPAVPTKSGLMLGLGETRGEVLEVLHDLRAHGCDRLTLGQYLQPSRHHLPVTRYLDPEEFAALREAAETLGFSHVASGPLVRSSYHADLQAAGEQVS is encoded by the coding sequence GTGTCACAGCACCGCAAACCTAGCCCACCCACCCGCCAGCGGGGCGCCGAAAAAGTCGCCCGCATTCCCGTGAAAATCGAGCCGACTGCCGGATTTCAGCGCAAACCACGCTGGATTCGGGCCCAGGCACCCACCTCGCCCAAGGTCACCGAACTCAAACGCATCCTGCGGGAAAAACGGCTGCACACGGTGTGCGAAGAAGCCTCCTGCCCCAACCTGGGGGAATGCTTCAGTCACGGCACGGCGACTTTCATGATCATGGGGGATATCTGCACCCGCCGCTGCCCCTTTTGCGACGTGGCCCACGGCCGCCCCGCTCCCCTGGACGGTGACGAACCCGCCCACCTGGCGGACACCATCAGCGCCATGGGCCTGCGCTATGTGGTCATCACCTCTGTGGACCGGGACGATTTGCGCGACGGCGGCGCGGGGCACTTCCGTGCCTGCATCGAAGCGGTGCGAACAAAGAGCCCCGCCACCCGGATCGAAGTCCTGGTGCCCGATTTCCGCGGCCGGATGGACAACGCCCTGGAACGGCTGTTGGCAGCGCCGCCGGATGTGTTCAATCACAACCTGGAGACCGTTCCGCGGCTGTACCGGGCGGTACGACCCGGCGCCGATTACCGGCAATCGCTGGAACTGATCCGCCGCTTCAAAGCGGCCGCGCCGGCGGTGCCGACCAAATCCGGCCTCATGCTGGGCCTGGGCGAGACCCGCGGGGAAGTGCTGGAGGTGCTGCACGATCTCCGCGCCCACGGCTGCGACCGCCTTACCCTGGGGCAATACCTGCAACCCAGCCGCCACCACCTCCCCGTCACCCGCTATCTGGACCCGGAAGAATTCGCCGCCCTGCGCGAGGCCGCCGAGACCCTGGGCTTCAGTCACGTGGCCAGCGGCCCCCTGGTACGCTCGTCCTACCACGCGGATTTGCAAGCGGCGGGGGAACAGGTGTCCTAG
- the nhaR gene encoding transcriptional activator NhaR yields the protein MPSINFKHLHYFWVVAKEGSIARASEILHLTPQTISGQLRLLEESMGVALLEKAGRGLALTEAGRVALSYADDIFLLGAELREVMRHGGERPRQFSVGIPDVIPKLVAYRLLEPALSLPDATRIVCQENKLEDLLADLAVHKLDMVLADSSMAASVNVRAFNHLLGECGVTFFGVPGLAARFRKGFPRSLHNAPLLLPTAGSALRSKLTQWFSELEIDPHVAGEFTDSALMQAFGQAGVGLFSAPSAIENEIVTQHKVTVVGRTDQIREQFYAISLERKLKHPAIVAIRDAASRSLF from the coding sequence ATGCCCAGTATTAATTTCAAGCATTTACATTACTTTTGGGTCGTCGCCAAGGAAGGCAGTATCGCCCGGGCCAGCGAAATCCTGCATCTGACCCCGCAGACCATCAGCGGCCAGCTGCGCCTGCTGGAGGAAAGCATGGGGGTGGCCCTGCTGGAAAAAGCGGGCCGCGGCCTGGCCTTGACAGAAGCGGGGCGGGTGGCTTTGAGTTACGCTGACGACATTTTCCTGCTGGGGGCTGAACTGCGGGAGGTGATGCGCCATGGGGGCGAGCGGCCCCGACAGTTTTCGGTGGGCATCCCCGACGTGATCCCAAAACTGGTGGCCTACCGCCTGCTGGAACCCGCCCTCTCTTTGCCCGATGCCACCCGCATCGTCTGCCAGGAAAATAAGCTGGAGGATCTGCTCGCCGACCTGGCGGTACACAAACTGGACATGGTCTTGGCAGACAGCTCCATGGCGGCCTCGGTTAATGTGCGGGCCTTCAATCACCTGCTGGGAGAATGCGGCGTGACCTTCTTCGGCGTGCCCGGACTGGCAGCGCGCTTTCGCAAGGGCTTTCCCCGTTCGCTGCACAACGCCCCGCTGCTCCTGCCCACGGCGGGCAGCGCCCTGCGCAGCAAGCTGACCCAGTGGTTCAGCGAGTTGGAGATCGACCCCCATGTGGCAGGCGAGTTTACCGACAGCGCCCTGATGCAGGCCTTCGGCCAGGCGGGCGTAGGCCTGTTCAGCGCGCCCAGCGCCATCGAAAATGAGATTGTCACACAACACAAAGTGACGGTGGTGGGACGCACCGACCAGATTCGCGAGCAGTTTTACGCCATTTCGCTGGAACGGAAACTCAAGCACCCCGCCATCGTCGCCATTCGGGATGCGGCCAGCCGCTCTCTGTTTTGA
- a CDS encoding histidine phosphatase family protein: MNTFTPKGTRSSPPVTVRPNTSTNPGGQDFMRDKETSTRVIFVRHGKTDFPTDRIYCDEREDPALNAEGRRQAAAAAALLKDHAIDCIVCSPAARTRATAEAIVSVTGVPLSENDGLRERRFGVWDGLYFNEIERGFPDDYLSWKKDPAGFTPRGGETMYDLRARVAQVINTVISSHAHKTVVVVSHVGPIRMALSDALGLSLDRYRRLTVDYGALSRVDYGRRQHNLIYLNCHSRHF; encoded by the coding sequence ATGAACACATTCACGCCGAAGGGGACGCGATCGTCTCCCCCGGTCACGGTGAGGCCGAACACAAGCACTAACCCGGGCGGGCAGGATTTCATGCGTGACAAAGAAACCAGCACACGGGTGATTTTCGTTCGTCACGGCAAGACGGACTTTCCCACCGATCGCATTTACTGCGACGAGCGGGAAGACCCGGCCCTGAACGCTGAAGGCCGGCGCCAGGCCGCCGCTGCGGCGGCCCTGTTGAAAGACCACGCCATTGACTGCATCGTGTGCAGTCCCGCGGCCCGCACCCGCGCCACGGCTGAGGCCATCGTATCGGTGACGGGTGTGCCGTTAAGCGAAAACGATGGCCTGCGCGAACGGCGTTTCGGCGTTTGGGACGGGCTCTACTTCAATGAAATCGAGCGCGGATTTCCAGACGATTATCTGTCCTGGAAGAAGGATCCGGCCGGATTCACGCCCCGTGGTGGGGAGACTATGTACGATCTCCGGGCGCGGGTGGCGCAGGTGATCAATACAGTGATTTCAAGCCATGCGCACAAGACCGTTGTGGTGGTCTCCCATGTGGGCCCTATCCGTATGGCCCTGAGTGATGCTCTCGGGCTCAGTCTTGATCGTTACCGCCGTCTCACTGTGGACTACGGTGCCCTGTCACGGGTGGATTACGGCCGCCGGCAACACAACCTGATCTATCTCAATTGTCACTCCCGGCACTTCTGA
- a CDS encoding ABC transporter ATP-binding protein, producing MEDHAAIAVNNVWFSYPDGHQVLKGVSCRIAPGEKVALIGPNGAGKSTFMSLLNGVEMAAEGSVSIGGLKVEKGALTQIRRKVGIVFQDPDDQLFCPSVFDDVAFGPLNLGLPHDDVQRRAKEALALVGLEGFEERASFHLSFGERKRLALATVLSYQPDILVFDEPSTNMDPLNRRKLIKWLQGSDKTILLCTHDLDIALDVCERCLVLAGGKLVADGPARDILYNRTLLEENNLELPLALMTHELLHEKLRSGQMDEEHRRIIESFLHAHRHAHGPDQHEHVHIHYHPHEHHHLHEPVQDEHIHAEGDAIVSPGHGEAEHKH from the coding sequence ATGGAAGACCACGCAGCCATAGCGGTAAACAATGTCTGGTTCAGCTATCCCGACGGGCACCAGGTGCTCAAGGGGGTGAGCTGTCGCATAGCACCCGGTGAAAAGGTTGCTCTCATCGGTCCCAATGGCGCGGGCAAGTCCACCTTTATGAGTTTGCTCAACGGCGTTGAGATGGCAGCCGAGGGTAGTGTGAGCATTGGCGGCTTGAAAGTGGAGAAGGGCGCGCTCACGCAAATCCGCCGCAAGGTCGGCATCGTATTCCAGGACCCCGATGACCAGTTGTTTTGTCCCTCCGTGTTCGACGATGTGGCTTTCGGGCCCCTGAACCTGGGCCTGCCCCACGACGACGTGCAACGGCGCGCCAAAGAGGCCCTGGCCCTGGTGGGCCTGGAGGGCTTCGAGGAACGCGCCTCGTTTCACTTATCTTTTGGTGAACGCAAGCGCCTGGCGCTGGCCACCGTATTGTCCTACCAGCCGGATATTCTGGTGTTCGACGAGCCGTCCACCAATATGGACCCGCTCAACCGCCGCAAGCTCATCAAATGGCTGCAGGGTTCAGACAAAACCATTTTGCTCTGTACCCACGATCTGGATATTGCCCTGGATGTCTGCGAGCGCTGCCTGGTGCTGGCCGGCGGTAAACTGGTGGCAGACGGTCCGGCGCGGGACATTCTGTACAACCGGACCCTGCTGGAGGAGAACAATCTGGAATTGCCCCTGGCCTTGATGACCCACGAATTGTTGCACGAAAAACTGCGCAGCGGTCAGATGGACGAAGAACACAGGCGCATCATAGAGTCTTTCTTGCACGCCCACCGCCACGCTCACGGGCCGGATCAGCACGAACACGTCCACATTCATTATCATCCCCACGAACACCATCATCTGCACGAGCCTGTGCAAGATGAACACATTCACGCCGAAGGGGACGCGATCGTCTCCCCCGGTCACGGTGAGGCCGAACACAAGCACTAA
- the cbiQ gene encoding cobalt ECF transporter T component CbiQ, with translation MPLDIDRYAHLDTPLRRWDPRYKLAAASVLIVAMAVVHSLPVAVLALGSALVLVRLAGLPFHFVRHGVSWVLLFLLPFFLILPFSYPGAAGTQVLGLGFAWEGVRLAALIVTKALAIVLTAYAVFGSSRFDVSMIALQRLKCPPVLVQIVLFTYRYIFVFLAEMKRMDTAMRARGFVKRTDGRTLSVLGHFVGTLLVRSFERTERIYKAMLSKGYDGRFRTLVEFHADGTDKAKAIVVGGLGLVLLATDLSGAFSVATAGWY, from the coding sequence GTGCCGCTGGACATTGACCGCTACGCCCACTTGGATACGCCCCTGCGGCGCTGGGACCCGCGCTACAAGCTGGCCGCGGCGAGTGTCTTGATCGTTGCCATGGCAGTGGTGCACAGCCTGCCGGTCGCCGTCCTGGCCCTCGGCAGCGCGCTGGTGCTGGTGCGTCTGGCGGGCCTGCCGTTTCACTTTGTCCGTCACGGTGTGTCCTGGGTGTTGTTGTTTCTCCTGCCGTTCTTTCTGATTCTGCCGTTCAGCTATCCGGGGGCGGCGGGCACTCAGGTTTTAGGTCTGGGGTTTGCGTGGGAAGGCGTGCGTCTGGCGGCGCTCATTGTCACCAAAGCGCTGGCTATCGTCCTGACGGCGTATGCCGTGTTTGGCTCCAGCCGTTTTGATGTGTCCATGATCGCCTTGCAACGGCTCAAGTGTCCCCCGGTGCTCGTTCAGATCGTGTTGTTCACCTATCGTTATATTTTTGTGTTTCTTGCCGAGATGAAACGCATGGATACCGCCATGCGGGCGCGGGGCTTCGTCAAGCGCACTGACGGGCGTACCCTGAGCGTGTTGGGTCACTTTGTGGGTACCTTGCTGGTGCGCAGCTTCGAGCGCACTGAGCGCATCTACAAAGCCATGCTCTCCAAAGGCTATGACGGTCGTTTTCGCACATTGGTCGAGTTTCACGCCGACGGTACCGACAAAGCCAAAGCCATTGTCGTCGGTGGGCTGGGCCTGGTATTGCTGGCGACGGATCTGTCGGGGGCCTTTTCCGTGGCGACAGCGGGCTGGTACTGA
- the cbiM gene encoding cobalt transporter CbiM has translation MHISDGVLSEPVLAVGFLGTAAAAAVSLRRMENEEIPKIAVMTSVFFIASLIRVPIGPASIHLILNGLAGVVLGPRAFAAIMLGIVLQAILFGHGGVSVIGVNSLMMGGGALAAYGVWQLRHRFGMARRELVFGALAGATGTVVSGTVLALALVTTGKAFIATAGYVLVAHLPIVIIEAAVTAAAATYLTRVKPEVLAGYRRPPAGRPVS, from the coding sequence ATGCATATCTCAGATGGCGTTTTGTCGGAGCCCGTCCTGGCCGTCGGATTTTTGGGGACCGCTGCCGCGGCGGCCGTGAGCTTGCGTCGCATGGAAAATGAAGAAATCCCCAAGATCGCTGTGATGACCTCGGTGTTTTTTATCGCTTCTTTGATCCGCGTTCCCATCGGCCCTGCCAGTATTCACCTTATCCTCAACGGTCTGGCCGGTGTTGTTCTGGGGCCACGGGCCTTTGCCGCCATCATGTTGGGTATTGTGTTGCAGGCCATATTGTTTGGCCATGGCGGTGTCTCCGTAATCGGGGTGAACAGCCTGATGATGGGGGGCGGGGCTCTGGCGGCCTACGGGGTGTGGCAGTTGCGGCACCGCTTCGGCATGGCCCGGCGGGAGCTTGTCTTCGGGGCCCTGGCGGGCGCGACGGGGACGGTGGTTTCGGGCACAGTGCTGGCCTTGGCGCTGGTGACGACCGGAAAAGCCTTTATTGCCACCGCCGGGTATGTGCTCGTGGCACACCTCCCCATCGTGATTATTGAGGCTGCGGTCACTGCAGCCGCCGCCACCTATCTCACCCGGGTCAAGCCCGAGGTCCTGGCTGGATACCGCCGTCCACCGGCGGGCAGGCCCGTTTCCTGA